From Rhea pennata isolate bPtePen1 chromosome 20, bPtePen1.pri, whole genome shotgun sequence:
GGTACAGAGAGCAGTGAGAACACTTTTGGAGGCTGTGAGAACCCCATGGTTTGCAATGACACCACCACAATCCCATTTGGGTATAAGCAGGCAATGTCGGACACAGTTATCCTTGTCCTGGGAGAGGAATGGAAGCATGTAGAGCAACACAGGCTGCACGGGCATTTCCTGAACACAGGGTACTCACTACGTAGCAGGGCAGCgtctctgctctcctctctgccAATATGCAGTTCAAAGTCTGAATCAGTACATTTTCTCCTCACTTTGCTTCCAGTCCAAAGAACAACATAGTGACaaagctgcaggcaggaagGAGCAAAACAGAGGCTATTCCTGCTCCAAGGAAAATCTAGGATAAACTTCCTATGACTTGAACATAGCCACGAACACTCAGCAAGCTGAAATTGAAAAGGTGTTATTTTTTGTTGAAGGCCTCTATAGCTGATGCAGGATCTTTCTTATTAGTTACTTATTGCCTCAGCAGGTCTCGTAAAACAGACAACAGAAACCAGCAAATCGCTTTCTTCAGTGTTCTGGGAGCTCAGAAATCCAGGAATTGAACGAGGCCTTGAACCCATTTTATGGGTTTAACTCACTTCTCAGCGAGCTAccataaaacattaaaattcagACCTTATAAACAAGGAGGGGAGAGTGCTGTGCATTCCTTAGCAGAAGACACCTCTCCAGAGACTCTTCCCACGGTAAGTCCAGTGCTACACTCCTCAGAGACAGGTTCTCCTGATAGAAAGGCAGTTAGAGACAACGCACTCACGCAGCGGAGATTAGACAGGTAAAATCCCCTTAATTCTGTGCTGAACTAGAAAAGGTCTGAAACAAATTGGCCTGGTTTACTCCCTGGCGACCCTGTCCCACCATGTGAGAGGGCTCTCCCCAGGATGCCTAACGGTAGCAAGCGATTAATGCCTCTACGATCTGTGAGCAGGAGCAGCGACACTTTTAACTCTCTCTTCAGCAGACACCACCTGGGCTCCTCAGCGATGGCGCAGAAAAGCAGCCTCACAGCCCCTTACGGAGCGCTTGCctttgcagtttgctttttgGCATATGCAGCCACAGgtaagcaaaggaaaaaatccatCATGGCTTTGTCCAAGCTCCATAATGTTGACATGCTGTCCCAGGGTTGGGCAATGCGCAGGGTGATATGCCACAACAGCATCCCAGTTTTCCTATGCCCTAGAGGATCATTCCTAAATAGAGGATTGTCTAAAAACTGGCCTCTGAGCATGATTTTGAGGGCAGTGGAGCAGAGAGTAGGGAAgcttcagcattttcaaatgttactgcagcagctgcacagcaaTGAGGAGGCCACTGTTTTCAAACGTGCTCTGAGAAGTGAAGAGTCTGATAGGTTTGGCCACTTGGGGACACCAAGGACAAGACAGGGagctttgggatttttttatattcacaGCACTACAGTGCTTCTATATTCTGAGGTATATTTTTAGTTCATTACTGTATGACACAGCTCCAGCAGTGAGCTTTAGCCTGACacagtatttgttttccatagtattttttcattttaaaatgtcctgAGGTTTGTAGGTTAGACTGACTACAACCCCCCAACAGCTGGACTCACAAACTGGCCTGGGTGTGGCTGAGGAGCTGATTAACTACTTTATATTCACAAGCGCTGTTAGATCCAACTGTAAAACAGCATATCAAACTGTAGgcataaaaaaaatgagggcACAGCTAGGCTGTGACAGTGATTACAAGGAGGGTAGGAAATACTAGCATGACCTTCTCTTCCTGTGTGGGTTACACTGCCACTGATGTAATATGTTTTTTAGATGTTTTGTTTCTATAGGTCAGGCTTTGGCACTCCCGCAGTCAGTTGCAAAAGCCTCAATCTGATTTTAAGTAATTGTGAAGGGAGCTTTGTGATGGAGACAAAAGTCCGACCTGAAAAACAGTTGTTAGACTGAAGCCTGAAACTACCCTCttatttcccctcccccccaaggTTAAGGCCTGGAGAAGCTAGCAGGGGTGCTATGGGAAGAGTACAGCACAGGATGCCTGAACGCCCTCGTTCCCCTTCTTCTGCAGGTTTGGAACTGTTTGTAAATGATAACGCTACTGACTTCACCCTGTCTACAAGATGTGGCCCTCTACTCTCCCTCTCCTGCCTAGTACAGAACAACAGCCAGGCTGAGGAGCTTCTCTGGTACCGAGGAGATGGGACTGTGGATctcaaagaaggaaataaagtgaACGTCAGTAACATCTGCATATCCCCAATCACTGAGGCTGACAACGGAGTCACCTTCACTTGCAAGCTGAGGCGGGACCAatctgtccaggtctctgtgATCCTGGATGTCCAGTGTGAGTTGTGTAGAGGGAATCTCTGAAGAACGGCTGCGGTGCAAAAAGCCATGGGCTGAGCATCTTGGTGACTGAGCACCACAGAGAGGGTGTTTGGCACTGTTGTACATTGTGTTCactacaaaaaaatgcatttagaagGAGATAAACCACGTGGTAAGACACTCCCTTTCCATAGTGGTGCATAAGGGCTGACCTAATGCCTCTTCTACAGGGAGTGCGTGGGCCATTATGTAAGTCAATTTTCTGGATACATCCCTGTCTCCACCTAGATTCTTTCTCAAGGATACAAGTCAGGGCAGAGCAGCCACAGGAACGACTGTCTCTGCCACTGATTGCCCTGCTCATTCTAGGGGATCAGGAAAGGCTGCAGAACTGCGATGTGTTGCACCATTTGAAGAAGGTGTACAACTGATGTATAAAGGGaacttattttctgttaaagagCGAGCAGCATTATTAATAACATATTTAACTTTGTTTACTGTGAACAGTTCCTCCCCTCCTTACTGGAGAAGAGTCCCTCGCAGTCGAAGAAGACAAAGATGTTACCCTGAACTGCAATGCCAAATCCAACCCTCAAGGTCAAACAAATTGGTATAAAAACAACGCCACCTTGACCCTACAGCAAAATCGTTACCAGGTGTACCAGACTAGTGATGTTTTTCAGCTGTCTATCAAAAAAGTACAGAAGTCTGACAACGGGACCTATACTTGTGTGGTGAAATCTGCtttgggagaggggagaaaggatTTCCACCTGATAGTTGAAGGTAACACGGTTGTTGCTAAACAATAAGCTTTACAGATAACTATGTTCACTTCTATAACAATAGCAATCCACTTACATGAAGATATGAGTTACAGTCTAAAAATGTGTAAGTGGAAAGCAGTAAGTCAGTTCCCTGCTGACTTACCCCCAGTTCCACCTGTGCCTGGCTgatactgcagcagcagcaaatgccaTTCCTCCTCTACCTCTTATTCAAGGGCATTTGGCAAGCGCGACCTGAAGTGAACTCACCCCACCTTCTCACTTCCCAGGCTGGCAGGGCACATTCAAGTGTGTTTTAAAGCATCTTGAAGCTGCTCATCCTAAGCTATAAAGTATTCAGCCATGCTGAGAGAGATGCTTAAGGCAAGAGAGAGTAACTGTCCTCTGGAAAAGACTGCAGTTCTGTGGACTACAGGGAGAGCATGGAGGCCCAGGTCTCAGATAGGTAGTCCCAGGTGAGGTGACTCCATCAGACGCAGGGCTTGTTTCCCACCGCACTGGCTCAGCCCCTCTTATTTCCACACTCTTGTGTCCATAGGAGCAGCTCTGAAAGCAACGTTAGTTCTGTCAGTGATATGGCTGGACATCCTTATTTCCATGCAAAATAGATTACCCTGGGGATCTTCCTCAGGGACTGAcatttcagctctttctttAGTTCACTAGAGTACACCTGTGGCTCCCTTCTTTTCAGGTGACTAATCCACACAGTTAAGTCTGTGCACAGCAGAAGGGGCACAGCTGAAATCAGCACTGACAGCTCTGGGAAGAGGATATGTTTTTTCCACAGTTCTGTGAAATGACTTGTTCTACAAAACTGCACCAATCTACTGGGCCCTCAACTTCTTCTCCCTCTTAACAGATAAGAAGCCTGTTTTCCCCAAGGAGGCCATTATTGCTGCTGTTGTGGTAGTTGCACTCACTGTAATTTTTGGAATTGTGGCTcgaaaagaaaaaatttttaagGTACGAAAAGCTCTCATTTCTTACGAAAGTTTAGTATTGTTTTGTAGTTTTTTCCCTATGACCAGGAAATGCAAAAGATAACAAGGCTGTTTCTTTATTTGGCAGTGCTTCAAAGGATCGAGTGAAACAGCTCTGTAAGTATTTGACTGCTTATTCATGTAGCTTCCCAGAATGAGCTTCAGAATTAAATCCCCTTTTTACACTCTTTCAGACcccaggaaacaaaaaatacttaacaCGCTAAAAAAAAGCCATACTGAGTTACCAACCTCTTGCTCTGGTGGGCTAGCAGGGACCTGTACCTCTTCTTCATTAGAGGGACCCTCCTAGGTGGAGGAGCATGGGAATGAGACTATAAATGCAGATCACAGCCTGGACacggctgcagctgctgccctggcctCCTAGGGCCCTGACTACACATGTGTGGAAGCAGTGGGAAATAAACATTATTGCATATCCCCAGTCTCCTGCAAGTCTTCCTGAGCTAGATGTAGCCCAAGTGAATTCAACTCACCCTTTCTCTCCACATTAAGTGATTTTCCaattctctttttcattctgcCACAGGTGAAGAAAGTTCTGTACACAGGAGAAAGAAACCCAAGAAACACCACTTGTAGCAGCAGAAGATGAAACCTTGTTGAACTGATGAGATCAAGCACTGAAACTTTTGGGGCTGAAGTTCATAcagtctttttcaaaatataagtGGTTCTTCATGTCTCTTGATTCTAACACACTGCTTAGAGCGCAGCCATGGCAGGGTAGGATGCCTCATCCAGCACCCTGTGCTTAAAAGCCCTATTCCTaaagggggtgtgtgtgtgtgtgcagtcaGGAAAGCTGGTGGTCAGGGACCTGATCCCAGTTGGTTAGTCCACAGATAAATCCATAATGGGTCACCACAGAAAGTGATGTTATGCACGAATAATGTGGGATGTGCGTCTGGTAGCTGCTTTCTTGGCTGTAGCCCACAGTGACGCTCTACCTGGCCTTGGCAGCGCAGGCCAACTTTAAGAACAACTTGCTGCCGCCTCATGGTAATTCCAGGGCTTCTCAGCTTCTGCTGGCCAGGGCCAAAGCTTCCTGCCTGCTTCCTACCTTGCACTGCTGCTGTATCTGCTCTCCTCCTTGGCTAGGAGCTCTCCTCAGTGTTCAGGGCAACCTCAGGCACTCAGTAACATGCGATGAAAGCTTCGGTGAGAATGTTCCCGTGCTGAAACGGCAGGACAACCTCTCCATCCCTCCCCGAAATAAGCCACTCATGCACTTTTCTCAAGGTCCTGGCAAGCTTTTAAAGACTCATCACGTCTTGACATTGTACATTACTAATACTGTCAACAAACACTGCGTGCTATAAATTAATTCAAGTCTCCGATGCGCAAATATTCTTCTCAGAAAGGAGCAGGGGAATTACTCAACAGGAAGACACGGCAGCATGAAACGGAGCGCGTCCTTGACTGCTGGAGCGACAGCGTGTCTGCCAGTTGGCGTTCACTAGCGCTCAGGGAACGCTGTCACGGCAGTTTTAGCGTAAGCTCACGGCACCACGCGCACTACTTTAAGCTCACCCCCGAGAAGAGGTTCCTTCCCCACGAGGACCGCAAGTGCCGCTCCAGCGCGGCGGAGCTGAACGCCTCTGTCCCACAGCGCGACCCAGCATGTTCCCGCCCTGCCGCTGTGGCGGGCGATGGCGGGACAGGGTGGGCGCTGCGTGCCGGGAGGGCGTCGGACGCGCAGGGAGGTGCTTGTGGAAacccggggccgcggggctgcggcccctCTAGCACGGCCGGGCGCTcgggcagggccgcggggcgcccaAGGCCGCGGCGGGTGGCGCAGCGGCGCCCTGCGCTCGCCTCGGCCGCCTCCGCAGAACCTTCTAGAAGGCGCCCGGCGAGGCCCGCGGCGCCCAGGGGCGGCAGGCAGGCGGCctcccgcggcgcggcgcggcgcagcggccgcgggggcccccgcgcggcccccgccggaacggcgcgcgccgccgccgccgccagcttGTCCCTGTCGGCGCGCCGTCGAGCAGCGCTCCccactccccctccccccgcccgggGCCCTCCACCCCGGCCGCTTGCGTGGGTCCCGCTTCCTGCTTCCGGTGCCGGGGCTATAAGAGCCGCTTCCGCCTCGGCGCGCGACCTGCCGCGGGGCCCTGCCGTCGCGCGGCGCTTTCCTTTCCGGGTGCCCGGAGCTCGCGCCGCCTGTGCCATGAACGCccgcggtgaggggcggggccggccggtTACCGGGGCAACGGGGGGGGGTCGTGTCCCCAAGAGCGGGGGAGACCGTTACCGGGATaacggccgggggggggggggaagggaacGACAGTTAGTGGGGTGAcgggtcctggggggggggtcgtgTCCGTGGTTACCGGGGCAACGGATTTTTAAGGGGGGGGGCTGACATGGCCGGGGGGGACGATCATGTTTTGGGGGGAGGATGACGGTTAGCGGGGCGAGAGGTGATGTTGGGGGAGGTCCCTGGGCAGCGGCCCTCGAGGGGTCCGGGGGTCCGGGAGGGGGGCCCCTgccccgcggggggggggggggtgcagctCGGGTGACGGTGCCCCGTGGCCCGCAGGGCTCAGCGCAGAGAAGGCCGCCGCCTTCGCCCGCCGCCTGCGGGCCGAGCCGCAGTTCCTGCTGGCCCAGAACGTGGCGACCTGCAACGACCCGCTGGAGGTGTGCTTGCAGCGGCAGGTGGTGCAGGACACGGTGCAGGTGTTCCAGCACGCCGTGCCCGCCGAGGGCAAGCCCGTCACGAACCAGAAGAACTCGGGTAAGGGGCGCCCGGCAccttccctgcctgctgctggggctgggggttAACATCTCTGCCAGGGAGCGCTGCCGTTTGGGGATGGGTGATGTAATCTGCGCTGTGCGCCCGGTGCTTGTGGAAGCAGCGTCTTCCTCTGAAGCCTTTCCTTTGGGCCTCTGAGCAAGATGTTGTTTGTTCAAGGATTATTTCAAAAATGGGTTATTCTAAAGGCTCTTGATATATCACTGGATCCCAAtcaaaaaataatgatgaattattaatgaaaagttacagtcaatttttttttctgttaggaATGATCTCTTGTGGTATATGATGGCTTAAAGTATAGGATTGATGCACACactatttcagaagaatttccagccttattttagcttttgttaCACATGAGTTCTGatacagcttttcaaaatgcctTATGAGGGATGAAAATGAATCCTTACGTTATTCTTTTGATTTACTAATGGTCTTTAGCCTTGCAATGTTTagttattttcaatatttagctattttttctgacatttttat
This genomic window contains:
- the TMIGD1 gene encoding transmembrane and immunoglobulin domain-containing protein 1, with amino-acid sequence MAQKSSLTAPYGALAFAVCFLAYAATGLELFVNDNATDFTLSTRCGPLLSLSCLVQNNSQAEELLWYRGDGTVDLKEGNKVNVSNICISPITEADNGVTFTCKLRRDQSVQVSVILDVQFPPLLTGEESLAVEEDKDVTLNCNAKSNPQGQTNWYKNNATLTLQQNRYQVYQTSDVFQLSIKKVQKSDNGTYTCVVKSALGEGRKDFHLIVEDKKPVFPKEAIIAAVVVVALTVIFGIVARKEKIFKCFKGSSETAL